From Sporosarcina sp. Marseille-Q4943, the proteins below share one genomic window:
- a CDS encoding histidine kinase, whose product MGKVKGRMDESILVCVYYGPNGERLIRRGHKMASIIDCPLYILTIDPLPYDEFDAEKSEYIERWQELAKELDVEDFIIMDNEKRPVAKVIKEVAHKHNITQIIIGQTAQSRWEEITKGSFMNVLLREITFVDFHVVSVDRAIKDEIEGMFEKGVRAYLVEEGDGFRISFTLSKEARFEGIFFKEIGTDFNNGIFKFMNNHKMCQVQITDDRVTEATEFICRTDQ is encoded by the coding sequence ATGGGCAAAGTAAAAGGTCGTATGGACGAAAGCATACTTGTTTGTGTCTACTACGGTCCAAATGGCGAACGTCTCATTAGACGTGGACATAAAATGGCATCCATCATCGATTGTCCACTATATATACTAACGATCGACCCATTGCCATACGATGAATTTGACGCTGAAAAATCCGAGTATATCGAGAGATGGCAAGAGCTTGCCAAAGAGCTCGATGTAGAAGATTTCATCATTATGGATAATGAAAAACGGCCGGTTGCAAAGGTGATCAAAGAAGTAGCTCACAAACACAATATTACGCAGATCATTATTGGTCAAACTGCCCAAAGCAGATGGGAAGAGATCACAAAAGGTTCGTTCATGAACGTGTTGTTGCGCGAAATAACATTTGTTGATTTCCATGTCGTTTCCGTTGATCGGGCTATTAAAGATGAAATAGAAGGCATGTTCGAAAAAGGTGTACGGGCTTATTTAGTCGAAGAAGGGGACGGCTTTCGAATTAGCTTCACCCTTTCAAAAGAGGCACGTTTCGAAGGCATTTTCTTTAAGGAAATCGGAACGGATTTCAATAACGGGATTTTCAAATTCATGAACAATCATAAAATGTGTCAAGTGCAGATTACGGACGACAGAGTGACCGAAGCGACAGAATTCATCTGCAGAACGGATCAATAA
- a CDS encoding Na+/H+ antiporter subunit A — translation MTITLSIFIPFLAAIFVPLLYKRIQSRKIGWFVLLVPFMLFATLASFIPSIAKGGTYTHTFRWIDSAGIHFTTYLDGLSLIFGLLITGVGSLVILYSIYYLSERESLGRFYVYLLLFMGAMLGVVFSDNLMVLYVFWELTSISSFLLIAFWYHRKKSRYGAQKSMLITVSGGIAMLAGFIMLHTMTGSYSVREIVVTIGQYTDEPLFLSAMLLVLVGAFTKSAQFPFHIWLPDAMEAPTPVSAYLHSATMVKAGIYLVARFTPIFGSEMIWFYVVSSVGIFTLFWGSFNAVKQTDLKALLAYSTISQLGLVMSLFGLGSAALNEGLSANTIIYTQAAFAALFHLINHSTFKGALFMVVGIVDHELGTRDVRRLGGLMAFMPVTFSIALIGSFSMAGLPPFNGFLSKEMFFESLVNARNLDLFEVSTMGTLFLVVAWLASVLTFVYSMIIVFQTFFGEFQPDRIEKPSREAPFGMLIAPSILAILVVGIFFFPNIIGNYLLRPAMAAVYPSLEGVKGLTPHIAAWHGFNPALWMTIGVVVLGIILYKLFHYWRGIYTIAPLNWNLDAAFNATLILLEKGSHFFTRLYMKGYLKDYLVYIFSFFIVAVGGAILYTGAYSFDFSNDGPITTNEYLIVLAMAGAGISMLFAKSRMTAIILNGVLGYSIAFFFVIFRAPDLALTQAVVETVTTALFLLCFYFLPDWKKERSARGTKALNGLIAVSVGTIVTVLALTVQGNKMFESISVYFEDAYRLAGGKNIVNTILGDFRAFDTMLEVVVLFIAGIGVFTLIKLKSRKEEQDFEDQ, via the coding sequence TTGACGATTACATTATCTATTTTCATCCCCTTTTTAGCAGCCATCTTCGTTCCCTTACTATATAAAAGGATACAAAGCCGGAAAATCGGCTGGTTTGTCTTGCTTGTTCCGTTCATGTTATTTGCAACGCTCGCAAGCTTCATCCCTTCTATTGCGAAAGGTGGAACGTATACACATACTTTCCGGTGGATTGATTCTGCTGGAATCCATTTTACAACTTATCTTGATGGCCTCAGTTTAATATTCGGCCTTCTCATTACAGGTGTCGGCAGTTTGGTCATCCTGTATTCCATCTATTATTTATCAGAACGGGAGTCATTGGGGCGCTTCTACGTTTACCTTTTACTGTTCATGGGCGCCATGCTCGGAGTCGTTTTTTCAGACAATCTGATGGTGCTGTACGTCTTTTGGGAATTGACGAGCATTTCTTCCTTCCTGTTGATCGCCTTCTGGTATCACCGGAAGAAATCGAGGTACGGTGCGCAAAAGTCCATGCTCATTACAGTATCGGGCGGAATTGCGATGCTTGCCGGCTTCATCATGCTACATACTATGACAGGCTCGTATAGTGTACGTGAGATAGTGGTCACGATTGGGCAATATACGGACGAGCCTCTTTTCTTATCTGCCATGTTGCTCGTACTCGTAGGTGCATTTACGAAATCTGCACAATTTCCGTTTCATATTTGGTTGCCGGATGCGATGGAAGCACCTACACCGGTCAGTGCTTATTTGCACTCCGCGACGATGGTTAAGGCGGGCATCTATTTGGTTGCACGTTTCACTCCGATATTCGGCAGTGAGATGATTTGGTTCTATGTCGTAAGCAGTGTCGGGATTTTCACTTTGTTCTGGGGATCGTTTAACGCAGTGAAACAGACCGACTTGAAGGCATTGCTCGCTTATTCGACAATCAGTCAGCTCGGATTGGTCATGAGCCTCTTCGGTCTCGGATCGGCCGCACTCAATGAGGGGCTTAGCGCTAATACGATCATCTATACGCAAGCCGCTTTTGCGGCATTATTCCATCTCATTAACCACTCCACCTTTAAAGGGGCCCTTTTCATGGTTGTCGGCATAGTTGACCATGAACTCGGGACACGGGATGTCCGCAGATTGGGCGGACTTATGGCTTTCATGCCGGTCACTTTCAGCATCGCTTTGATCGGCAGCTTTTCTATGGCCGGATTGCCTCCTTTTAATGGGTTCCTAAGCAAGGAAATGTTTTTTGAGTCATTAGTGAATGCACGCAATCTTGATCTTTTTGAAGTGAGCACCATGGGGACACTGTTCCTCGTTGTCGCGTGGCTGGCGAGCGTCCTCACTTTCGTTTACAGCATGATCATCGTATTCCAAACGTTCTTCGGGGAATTCCAACCGGATCGAATCGAGAAGCCTTCAAGGGAAGCTCCTTTCGGAATGCTCATCGCCCCTTCCATTCTGGCAATACTCGTCGTTGGGATCTTCTTTTTCCCGAATATCATCGGAAACTATTTGCTGCGTCCAGCTATGGCTGCAGTCTACCCTTCATTGGAAGGCGTTAAAGGACTGACGCCGCATATCGCTGCCTGGCATGGCTTCAATCCAGCATTGTGGATGACGATAGGTGTTGTTGTTCTTGGAATCATTCTATACAAACTCTTTCATTATTGGAGGGGCATTTATACAATCGCTCCTTTGAATTGGAATTTGGATGCAGCATTCAATGCCACTCTCATATTGCTTGAAAAAGGATCTCATTTCTTTACCCGCCTTTATATGAAAGGGTATTTGAAGGACTATCTCGTCTATATCTTCTCGTTCTTTATCGTGGCTGTTGGAGGAGCGATATTGTATACGGGAGCCTATTCATTCGACTTTTCGAATGACGGACCGATTACGACAAATGAGTATTTGATCGTACTTGCAATGGCTGGCGCTGGAATTTCAATGCTATTCGCAAAATCCCGGATGACGGCGATCATTTTAAATGGCGTTCTCGGCTATTCAATCGCTTTTTTCTTCGTTATCTTCCGCGCTCCGGATTTGGCTTTGACCCAAGCCGTTGTTGAGACGGTGACAACGGCCCTGTTCCTGCTTTGCTTCTATTTCTTGCCGGATTGGAAGAAGGAGCGTTCAGCACGGGGGACGAAAGCGTTGAATGGACTGATTGCCGTCTCGGTCGGGACCATCGTGACAGTTCTCGCCCTCACAGTGCAAGGGAATAAAATGTTTGAATCCATTTCGGTTTACTTTGAAGATGCATACCGCCTTGCCGGGGGTAAAAATATTGTCAATACGATATTAGGAGATTTCCGTGCATTCGATACAATGCTTGAAGTCGTTGTGCTTTTTATTGCGGGAATCGGTGTGTTCACACTTATTAAATTGAAATCACGAAAGGAGGAACAGGATTTTGAAGATCAATGA
- a CDS encoding Na(+)/H(+) antiporter subunit B, whose product MKINDVILQTVTKIVVFIILTFGVELFLSGHNNPGGGFIGGLVLSSAFVLLYLVHDIETVHKGIPFDFKKVAALGALLAVGTGIGSVLFGNEFLTQAFGHFTLPVFGETELSTVIVFEAGVALTVVGVVVTIISTISEDV is encoded by the coding sequence TTGAAGATCAATGATGTCATTTTGCAAACAGTGACGAAAATCGTCGTATTCATCATCTTGACGTTCGGCGTGGAGCTGTTTCTGTCGGGCCATAACAATCCCGGTGGCGGTTTTATCGGCGGTCTTGTCCTCTCCTCCGCATTCGTTCTACTTTATTTAGTTCATGATATTGAAACGGTGCATAAAGGCATTCCGTTTGATTTTAAGAAAGTGGCGGCACTAGGAGCACTGCTAGCCGTCGGTACGGGCATAGGCTCCGTCCTGTTCGGCAACGAGTTCCTTACACAGGCTTTCGGACATTTCACTTTGCCTGTTTTCGGCGAAACCGAACTGTCGACAGTCATCGTTTTCGAAGCGGGGGTTGCGTTGACGGTTGTCGGTGTTGTCGTGACAATTATTTCAACTATTAGTGAGGATGTGTAG
- a CDS encoding Na(+)/H(+) antiporter subunit C: METLITILVGFLVTIAVYLLLSRNLIRVILGTAVLSHAAHLLLMTMGGLKKGSAPLLGENAESYTDALPQALILTAIVISFAVTAFLLVLAYRTYKKTGTDNLQALRGFEDE; encoded by the coding sequence ATGGAAACATTAATAACGATACTTGTCGGCTTTCTTGTGACAATCGCTGTCTATTTGCTGCTATCCCGCAACTTGATTCGCGTGATTTTAGGGACTGCGGTCCTGTCCCACGCAGCGCATCTGTTATTGATGACTATGGGAGGCTTGAAGAAAGGCAGTGCCCCTTTGCTCGGCGAGAATGCGGAAAGCTATACGGACGCATTGCCACAGGCGCTGATTCTTACAGCGATCGTCATCAGCTTCGCCGTCACCGCATTTCTGCTCGTGCTTGCCTATCGCACGTACAAGAAGACGGGAACTGACAACCTCCAAGCATTGAGAGGGTTTGAAGATGAATAA
- a CDS encoding Na+/H+ antiporter subunit D has translation MNNILVMPMIIPLLTGIILVFLRPYVNTQRVLSVVSSIATVVVSLVILDRIQQDGILRLDFGGWLPPYGILFVADSFSMLLVATTSIVTGILLLYAFSSIGRQHENMFFYPFVFFLVAGVNGSFLTGDLFNLFVCFEVMLLSSYVLITMGGRKIQLIESIKYVTINVLSSWFFLMGIAYIYGTVGTLNMAHLSVRIAEVGQGPLLTVISLLFLIVFSLKAGLLLYFWLPGSYSAPPTVIAALFGALLTKVGIYAMFRVFTLIFYHETVITHTAIGVMAILTMIGGSVGAIAYNDIRKIVSYNVVIAVGFILAGLAISTEAAFQGAIYYLIHDMVIKALLFLIAGTMIYLTGKTKIEEMSGLIRNYPTLGWLFFITMLSLAGIPPLSGFIGKVYIGQGAIEAGSFILLTAAFLSGIFVLYSLLRIFLNCFWGETIISEDDDVPLKKGMLVPCILFAIMTVAIGIGVEGIAPYVSDAARTLMNPEIYIEAVLQGNR, from the coding sequence ATGAATAATATACTAGTTATGCCAATGATCATTCCTTTACTGACTGGAATCATCCTCGTATTTTTACGTCCTTATGTAAACACACAGCGAGTCCTCAGCGTCGTGTCGAGCATCGCGACAGTCGTCGTCAGTCTCGTCATATTAGATCGGATCCAGCAGGACGGGATTTTGAGGCTCGATTTTGGAGGCTGGCTGCCGCCCTACGGAATTTTATTCGTTGCCGATTCATTCTCCATGCTTCTCGTTGCGACGACTTCGATCGTTACAGGAATTCTACTCCTATACGCTTTTTCGTCAATCGGGCGACAGCATGAGAATATGTTCTTTTATCCGTTCGTCTTCTTCCTCGTTGCAGGCGTTAACGGCTCATTCCTGACAGGAGACCTGTTTAACTTATTCGTTTGTTTTGAAGTGATGCTTCTCTCCTCTTACGTGCTCATTACGATGGGAGGCAGAAAGATTCAACTGATTGAATCGATTAAATATGTAACGATCAATGTCCTTTCCTCATGGTTCTTCTTAATGGGGATTGCGTATATTTACGGAACGGTCGGAACGTTGAATATGGCTCATTTATCAGTGAGGATCGCAGAAGTCGGACAAGGTCCGTTGCTGACAGTGATCAGCCTTCTCTTTTTAATCGTCTTCAGCTTGAAGGCGGGGTTGCTTCTTTATTTCTGGCTTCCTGGATCGTACAGCGCACCACCGACCGTTATAGCAGCACTGTTCGGAGCACTGCTCACGAAGGTGGGGATTTACGCGATGTTCCGTGTCTTCACGCTTATTTTTTATCATGAAACGGTCATTACACATACTGCGATAGGTGTGATGGCGATTCTTACGATGATTGGCGGAAGTGTCGGTGCTATTGCGTATAACGATATACGCAAAATCGTTTCGTACAATGTGGTGATTGCGGTCGGTTTCATATTGGCAGGACTTGCGATTTCAACAGAAGCTGCATTCCAAGGGGCCATCTATTATTTGATTCACGACATGGTCATCAAAGCATTGCTATTCCTCATTGCAGGGACGATGATTTATCTGACGGGAAAAACCAAGATCGAAGAGATGAGCGGATTGATTCGGAACTATCCGACGCTCGGTTGGCTATTTTTCATCACGATGCTGTCACTCGCTGGAATTCCTCCGTTAAGCGGGTTCATCGGCAAGGTGTACATAGGTCAGGGAGCGATCGAAGCTGGCTCATTCATCCTTTTGACGGCGGCCTTTTTATCCGGCATATTCGTCTTGTACTCGCTGCTTCGCATCTTCCTGAATTGCTTTTGGGGCGAGACGATCATTAGCGAGGACGACGATGTTCCATTGAAGAAAGGGATGCTCGTGCCATGTATTCTATTTGCAATCATGACGGTTGCAATCGGGATCGGCGTCGAAGGGATTGCTCCATATGTGAGTGATGCTGCACGGACGCTTATGAACCCAGAAATCTATATAGAAGCTGTTTTACAAGGAAATCGTTAA
- a CDS encoding Na+/H+ antiporter subunit E: MPAQLLLNLFIAFLWMTLMDEDELKFTTFFAGFLVGIGIIFFMHRFFGTQFYLRRLFYSIKLLFIFISELTQSSIVVLQQILSPKLNIKPGIFKYKTVLQSDVEVTMLSLLLTLTPGSVVMEVSPEGNTLYIHAMDVEQSRAGLIKQLKNFEKAIMEVTR, translated from the coding sequence ATGCCAGCCCAGTTATTACTGAATCTGTTCATCGCGTTTTTATGGATGACGTTGATGGATGAAGATGAATTGAAATTCACGACTTTCTTCGCCGGTTTTCTTGTCGGAATAGGAATCATCTTTTTCATGCATCGCTTTTTCGGCACCCAATTTTATTTGCGCCGGTTATTTTATTCGATTAAATTGCTTTTCATTTTCATTTCGGAATTGACACAGTCGAGCATTGTCGTGTTGCAGCAGATATTAAGTCCGAAATTGAATATCAAACCAGGCATCTTTAAATATAAAACCGTTTTGCAAAGTGACGTGGAAGTGACGATGCTGTCCCTTCTTCTCACGTTGACTCCTGGATCCGTCGTCATGGAAGTATCCCCTGAAGGGAATACGCTTTATATCCATGCGATGGACGTCGAGCAGTCGCGGGCCGGTTTGATTAAACAACTGAAGAACTTTGAGAAAGCGATTATGGAGGTGACACGATGA
- a CDS encoding Na(+)/H(+) antiporter subunit F1: MIETMITISLVLFSITISIAVIRIILGPSMPDRVIALDMIGVNLIAMIAVVSIMMKTKAFLEVILILGILSFIGTIAFSKSIERGVIVERKRDR; this comes from the coding sequence ATGATTGAAACGATGATTACGATATCGCTTGTCCTCTTTTCCATCACGATCTCCATCGCTGTCATCCGGATCATCCTCGGCCCATCCATGCCGGACCGTGTCATTGCACTTGATATGATCGGGGTCAATTTGATTGCGATGATTGCCGTAGTTTCCATCATGATGAAAACAAAAGCATTTTTGGAAGTCATTTTGATTTTAGGGATTCTTTCATTCATCGGAACGATCGCCTTTTCGAAATCGATTGAAAGGGGTGTCATCGTTGAGCGTAAACGAGATCGGTGA